From one Triticum urartu cultivar G1812 chromosome 3, Tu2.1, whole genome shotgun sequence genomic stretch:
- the LOC125548872 gene encoding uncharacterized protein LOC125548872: protein MCRTSSLVYKSICGYLWLLIRYEQHYMLICSCSKLSASVLHIFPCSCFKSDGLQFVVSCREFVIMHSPSKRLITSVSKRLAVSNLQGWADLPDDLLHSIVALLGSSIDLLAFAATCRPWRAAFFSHPSKSTLCFSCPPVLIRKNPIQPPSNGHAKPQIFNLVDPSNTGTNYRCQIREEILQKFYFAGSSYGQLIFFRHRRCLVVDAFSGAEVSPPCLPELNHNVFEPYYCSTLTAPLASPSSCLLVSTKSSLFDWPVGSDSWSEPKLSNVQLRQIVELNGQFIAMDDHMKIYTLQLAPQLGLQDLPIEWCGGKIPSMDSKPFLVVCRDMLLMVCYSLVSLLRGSSFCTLHRLDMSTNPAKWVEMKKLDNWALFVAADIRTPPFSCVNPERWGGRTNCLYYTHHSEPWGVRWLGNEPDLTKDPSASRDLVFGRNMWRYPQSLWVYPSMFYSDGK, encoded by the coding sequence ATGTGTAGAACAAGTTCCTTAGTATACAAGAGTATATGTGGATATTTATGGTTATTGATTAGATATGAACAACATTATATGCTTATATGTAGTTGTAGCAAACTATCCGCCTCTGTTTTGCATATATTCCCCTGCTCATGTTTTAAATCTGATGGCCTTCAATTTGTTGTGTCTTGCAGAGAGTTTGTCATCATGCACAGCCCCAGTAAGCGGTTGATTACCTCTGTGTCCAAACGCCTTGCCGTGTCCAATCTCCAAGGCTGGGCAGACCTCCCAGATGACCTGCTGCACTCAATTGTTGCTCTCTTGGGCTCCTCCATTGACCTTCTTGCCTTTGCTGCCACCTGCCGCCCTTGGCGTGCCGCTTTCTTCTCACACCCATCCAAATCTACCTTGTGCTTCTCATGCCCCCCTGTCCTCATCCGAAAAAACCCCATCCAACCTCCTAGCAATGGTCATGCCAAGCCACAAATATTTAACTTAGTTGATCCATCCAACACAGGCACCAACTATCGCTGCCAGATACGTGAAGAAATTCTGCAGAAATTTTATTTTGCTGGTTCTTCCTATGGTCAGCTCATCTTCTTCCGCCACAGACGTTGCCTTGTTGTTGATGCATTTAGTGGTGCAGAAGTTTCACCTCCATGTCTCCCTGAGTTGAACCACAATGTTTTTGAGCCGTACTATTGTAGCACTCTGACTGCTCCCCTTGCATCACCCAGCTCATGCCTCCTTGTCAGTACAAAATCCTCCCTATTTGACTGGCCAGTTGGAAGTGACTCTTGGTCTGAACCCAAGCTTTCCAATGTGCAATTACGGCAGATTGTGGAATTAAATGGTCAGTTCATTGCCATGGATGATCATATGAAGATCTACACTTTGCAGTTGGCGCCCCAGCTTGGCCTGCAAGACCTACCAATAGAGTGGTGTGGCGGCAAGATCCCAAGCATGGATTCGAAACCATTTCTAGTGGTCTGCCGCGACATGCTTCTGATGGTCTGCTATTCTCTGGTATCCCTACTCCGGGGATCAAGCTTCTGTACACTCCACCGCCTTGACATGTCTACCAATCCTGCAAAATGGGTAGAGATGAAGAAGCTGGACAATTGGGCACTCTTCGTTGCAGCTGACATTAGGACCCCACCATTTTCTTGTGTCAACCCAGAACGGTGGGGAGGGAGAACCAACTGCTTGTACTACACTCACCACTCTGAACCTTGGGGTGTACGATGGTTGGGCAATGAGCCGGATCTTACGAAGGATCCATCCGCCAGTCGGGACCTTGTGTTCGGAAGAAATATGTGGCGTTACCCACAGAGCCTCTGGGTGTACCCCAGCATGTTTTACTCTGATGGGAAGTGA
- the LOC125548871 gene encoding protein GL2-INTERACTING REPRESSOR 1-like gives MSRNGGKVSKLESLRLSLSRARGGGGGQSSTSTTARPVGGGGVDGAVSTSPRRLSSSSSSTASPPSSCVSSEGSPDAAAGAPMVLAGCPRCMMYVMLSREDPRCPRCHSAVLLDFNDDQQQRRPRQRR, from the coding sequence atgagcaggaacgGCGGCAAGGTGTCGAAGCTGGAGAGCCTGCGGCTGAGCCTGTcgcgggcgcggggcggcggcggcgggcagtCGTCGACGTCGACCACGGCAAGGCCGGTCGGCGGCGGGGGCGTGGACGGTGCCGTCAGCACGTCCCCGCGGCGGCTgtcgtcctcgtcgtcgtccaccgcgtCGCCGCCGAGCTCGTGCGTGTCTTCGGAGGGAAGCCCGGACGCGGCGGCCGGGGCGCCCATGGTCCTGGCGGGCTGCCCGCGGTGCATGATGTACGTGATGCTGTCCCGGGAGGACCCGCGGTGCCCCCGCTGCCACAGCGCCGTGCTGCTCGACTTCAACGACGACCAGCAGCAGCGCCGCCCGCGCCAGCGCCGGTGA